The Bacillus sp. es.036 genomic sequence GAGATGCAGTTAATGCCCGTTTGAATCAAGTTCTTGCGATGAGTAAAGCATAAACGATATAGATGTTTACTAACGTTGAAGAGGAAAAGTAAATCAGTGTAATTCTTTATAGAGAGAGCTGTCTGCGGCTGAAAGCAGCTTAAGAATTCACTCATTGAAATGCCCCTCTGAGTCTTCTTTCGAAAGCCAGCATGGTGATTAGTTAGGAGCGGTGCCCCCGTTATCGGTGATAGGAGCATTTCTTGGAAATGTTCGAAGCAGAGTGGAACCACGCGAATGGCGTCTCTGTGTGATGACAACATCACACAGAGACGTCTTTTTTTAGTCCACTGACTTACGCACCTTGACGGTGGAAATTTCAATTTAACCTTATGGGAGTATGAGGAGAGGGGTGAACACATGTGGAAGACGTTGAAGCAGGATATTGATGTCGTATTTGATCAAGATCCTGCAGCGAGAAGTTATTTTGAAGTTATTTTAACTTATGCTGGGCTTCATGCGATCTGGTCTCATCGCGTTGCACACTGGTTTTGGAAAAAGAAATTCTTCTTCCTTGCAAGAGCTGTTTCGCAAATAAGCCGCTTTTTCACGGGTATTGAAATTCATCCAGGAGCAACAATTGGGGAACGTTGTTTTATCGACCACGGGATGGGCGTTGTAATAGGAGAAACGTGTGAAATTGGAAATAATGTAACGCTGTTTCAAGGAGTTACCCTCGGCGGTACTGGAAAAGAAAAAGGTAAACGTCATCCTACCCTTGAAGACAATACGCTCGTTGCCACTGGAGCAAAAGTACTTGGATCCATAACGATTGGAGAAAATTCAAAAGTAGGAGCTGGATCGGTTGTACTTCAGGATGTTCCAGTCAATTCTACGGTTGTTGGTATTCCTGGAAGAGTCGTTATCCAAAATGGTGTTAAGGTACCTCATCATTTAGATCATCACAAAATGCCTGATCCTGTAGCTGATAAATTTAAACAAATGGAACAAGAAATGCGTGACTTACAAGAAGAAGTTCGAACGTTACGAAAGAGGAGTGAAAACGATGGCGATTAAGCTATATAACACATTGACGCAGAAGAAAGAAACATTTCAACCCATTGAAGAAGGAAAAGTAAGGATGTATGTGTGCGGTCCTACTGTTTATAACTATATACACATTGGTAACGCCCGACCTGCTATCGTCTTTGATGTTGTTCGTCGTTATCTTGAGTATCGAGAATATGATGTCCAGTATGTTTCCAACTTTACGGATGTCGATGATAAGTTAATCCGCGCAGCTAAAGAATTAGGTGACGACGTGCCAAGTGTCGCTGAGCGTTTTATCGCAGCTTATCATGAGGATACGGGAGCACTAGGTGTTAAAAAAGCGGATGAACATCCAAGGGTAACGGAAAACATGCAAGAAATTATCGATTTTATCACGGCTCTTATTGAAAAGAATTACGCCTACGAATCTGAAGGTGATGTGTATTTTAGAACACGTCAATTCGAAGGGTATGGAAAGTTATCCCATCAATCCATTGATGAACTTAAGCTGGGGTCTCGTATTGTAGTTGGTGAAAAGAAAGAAGATCCGCTTGATTTTACTTTGTGGAAAGCAGCTAAAGAAGGCGAGATCTCCTGGGCAAGTCCGTGGGGAGAGGGACGACCAGGCTGGCATATTGAATGCTCTGCAATGGCGAAGAAATATTTAGGAGATACGATTGATATTCATGCCGGCGGAAAAGACCTTGCATTCCCACACCATGAGAATGAGGTAGCGCAAACAGAAGCCTTAACGGGTCATCCTTTTGCGAATTACTGGCTGCATAATGGGTATATCAATATTAATAACGAGAAAATGTCCAAATCACTCGGTAATTTTGTGCTCGTTCATGATTTGATAAAACAACATGATCCTGAAGCCATTCGATTCTTTATGTTGTCTGTTCATTATCGCAATCCCATTAACTTCGATCATGAACTTTTAGAAAGTGCAAAAACAGGGTTGGATCGCATTAAGGATACAGTGGAGAACTTAGAGCACCGCCTGTTAAATAGCGCAGATCTTGCTGAAGATATTCAGGACTGGAAAGAGAAAATTGAGGACTATCGGAAGCGCTTTGTAACTGAGATGGACGATGATTTTAATACAGCTAATGCGATTTCCATTTTATTTGAACTCTCAAAAGAAGCAAATCTATACCTGCAAGGAACGAATTCTTCCAAAGAAGTACTTGAACAGTTTATGGAACGTTTTGCTGATTTTGGTTCAGTTCTTGGTATTACCTTTAAACAGGAAAAGGCACTTCTAGATGAAGATGTTGACCAGCTGATTGAAGAACGAAATGAAGCTAGAAAACAGCGTAATTTCAGTAGAGCAGACGAAATTCGCGATGAATTGAAAGAGCAGGGAATACTTCTTGAGGATACTCCTCAGGGCGTTCGCTGGAAAAGGATGTAGCTTATGAAGGAAATTGATGTAAAGCAACTAAATTCTCTTGCACTTGCGTATATGGGTGACTCTGTCATTGAGATTAATGTGCGGAAGCGGTTGTTATCTCTTGGGCACATTCGCCCGAATCAGCTGCACCGCACAGCAACAACGTACGTTTCTGCTAAAGCGCAGGCTGCTTTTCTTCACTACGTACTGAAGCAAGAGTGGCTATCGGAAGAGGAAGCTGGTGTTGTCCGCAGAGGACGGAATGCAAAATCAGGAACGGTACCTAAGAATACGAGTGTAAGTACGTACAAATATTCGACTGCTCTTGAAGCGTTGTTTGGTTACCACTACCTACAGGGAAATGAACGAAGAGTCGATGAACTTTTGGAGAAGCTTTTTGAATTTGTAGAACAACCAAAGAAAGAAGTGAAGTGAGATGGAGAAAGAATTTATTGTAGGACGGAACTCGGTTCTTGAAGCGCTGCGATCAGGACATGAAATCAACAAGATTTGGATTAATGAAGGGTCCCAAAAAGGCCCCCTTCAAAATTTGATACAAAAAGCCAAAGAGCAAAATGTGCTCGTTCAGTTTGTACCTAAGCGAAAGCTTGAACAATTATCTGGGGAAAGTAACCATCAGGGCGTAGTCGCTTCTATCGCTGCTTATGAATACGCTGACCTGGACGATTTATTCAAAAAAGCTGAAGAGTCAGGAGAAGCACCTTTTTTCCTATTGTTAGATGAGATTGAAGATCCTCATAACCTCGGTTCTATTTTAAGAACAGCTGATTCAGCAGGAGCGCATGGCGTTATTATTCCGAAAAGGAGAGCGGTTGGCTTAACATCTACAGTGGCTAAATCCTCAACGGGAGCTATAGAGTATATTCCTGTTGCACGCGTAACGAACCTTGCTAGAACGATGGATGATTTGAAGGAGCGGGGGATCTGGTTTGTGGGGACAGACGCGCAAGGTGGACAAGATTATCGTCAGGCAGATTATGACATGGGAATTGGACTTGTTATTGGAAGTGAAGGAAAGGGAATGGGTCGTCTGATTAAAGACAAATGCGACTTCCTAGTTAGCCTTCCAATGGCTGGAAAAGTAACCTCGCTCAATGCTTCGGTTGCCGCAGGATTAATGATGTATGAGGTTTATCGACAACGTCATCCTCTGGGGGAGTAAAACATGGACGTGCTGTTAGTTGATGGATACAACATAATCGGGGCGTGGCCGGAATTAAGATCGTTGAAAGAAAGTGACTTTAGTAAGGCTCGTGAGCTATTGATCGAGAAAATGGCCGAGTATCAAGCTTATACCGGATATCGGGTGATCGTCGTTTTTGACGCTCACCTCTCCCACGGTATTGAAAAACGTCATAGTCAGTATCGAGTCGAAGTCATCTATACAAGGGAAAATGAGACAGCAGATGAGCGGATTGAGAAGATGGCAAGAGAACTCAAAGGAATACGCACGCAAATTCATGTTGCAACGTCAGATTATACCGAGCAATGGGCCATTTTTGGACAGGGAGCCTTAAGGAAATCAGCCCGTGAGCTTTACAATGAAATGCAGGGAATTGAAAAAGGGATCGAAAAAAGTGTCCACACTGAAAATCGGAGAAACCGTTCACCAGGCCTGCATTTATCAGAAGAAATTAGCGAAATATTTGAAAAATGGCGAAGAGGTGGTAAATAAGCGGTTGACGATTTTTCGACACGTACTGTATAATATTTCTATATAGCGTACTGGTCGGGGGGAACGCATATTGAGTACAGTAGACCTCAAAGAAAGCACGGTAAATCAAGAACAACAGTCAGTAGACCCAAGACACCTGGAACACGTAGCATTCGATCAACTTGATGATGAACTGCTCGTCATCATGGTTCATGAAGGTCACAGTAGAGCGTTGGAACATTTGATTACGAAGTACAAAAATTTCGTACGCGCTAAAGCGAGGTCATATTTTCTCATTGGAGCAGATCGCGAAGACATCATTCAAGAAGGAATGATCGGTCTGTACAAAGCCATTCGTGATTTTAGAGGGGACAAGTTCTCATCTTTTAAAGCGTTTGCCGAATTGTGCATCACCCGGCAGATGATTACAGCTATTAAAACCGCTACAAGACAAAAGCATATTCCGCTGAATTCTTACGTATCACTTGATAAGCCAATCTATGATGAAGAGTCAGATCGGACATTGCTAGACGTCATATGCGGAACCAAAGTGACAGATCCTGAAGAATTGATTATTAATCAGGAAGAATTTGATGACATCGAACTTAAAATGTCTGAAATTTTAAGCGATTTAGAGAGAAAAGTGCTTATGCTTTATCTCGATGGACGTTCTTATCAAGAAATATCGGTTGATTTAAATCGACACGTTAAGTCAATTGATAACGCTCTACAGCGGGTGAAACGTAAGTTAGAGCGTTATCTAGAACTGCGGGAAGTCAGCCTTTAATATGGACAAACCTATTAGAAATATTGGGAGAGAGTAGGGCGACGTCCCTACTCTCTTTCTATGTTAGCCTCTCTTGGCCTTTATTGACATGCCGAAACGGGCTATGATAAAGTGATAAAAGTAAGAATGTCAATTTTTTGTTAGGTTTGTAAGAACGTCACAGGGTAGCTGAACGTTTTTTTATTTTGCTCTTTTTTTTGATATAAGAAAGCTAATATAAATACAAACTTCACTACTGCGCGGCTTAGGAAGGTGTCATTATGCGTAAAAAGGCAGTACTAGCATGTGTTCAATGCAATAGCCGAAACTATACAACTATGAAAAACTCACAGACAAGCCCGGCCCGCATCGAAGTTAAGAAGTATTGCAAATACTGCGATGCTCATACTGTGCATCGTGAAACAAAGTAATGCCTCGCAGGGTGTTTGCTTTTTGAGGCAAACGACAAAATAGATTCTCGGGGGAGTTTTCCGCCAGATTAATTGGGGGTAACAAGTAATGGCAAGTATTGTTCAACGTTCTGGTAAGTTCTTTCGTAATGTCGCAAGTGAAATGAAGCGGGTAAGCTGGCCAACGCGTAAGGAATTAACTCGCTATACAATTGTAACTGTTACAACAGTTATTTTTATAGCTGTATTCTTTGCGTTGATTGACCAGGGTATTTCCTCAATAATCCGCCTCATTTTAGGATAGATCGTTATAAAAATTCATTCTCAAGGTTAGAATGAGAGAGTAAATGAGTTGGGGAGGGAAGGACACAGTCCTGCATATATGGAAAAAAGATGGTATGTTGTTCATACGTATTCTGGGTATGAAAACAAAGTAAAGACCAACCTCGAAAAAAGGGTTGAGACAATGGGCATGACGGATAAGATCTTTCGTGTTCTCGTCCCTGTAGAAGAAGAGACAGAAGAGAAAAATGGTAAGAAAAAGACTGTTATGAAAAAGGTCTTTCCTGGCTATGTTATTACAGAAATGGTCATGACGGATGATTCATGGTATGTTGTCCGAAACACGCCTGGTGTTACTGGATTCGTAGGATCAAGTGGCGCTGGATCTAAACCGACTGCTTTGCTACCGGAAGAAGTAGAATCCCTTCTTAAGCAAATGGGAATGGAGCAGCCGAAAGCTGATGTAGACTTTGAACTTAAAGAGAAAGTCAAAGTTAAAGAAGGTCCGTTTGCTGATTTCGTAGGTTCTGTTGAAGGGATCGACATGGATAAAGGCAAAGTGAAAGTTCACGTAAATATGTTCGGCAGAGAAACCCCTGTAGAACTTAATTTCGGGCAAGTTGAAAAGTTCTAATCGAAAAGTCCTTGCTTAACTTTTCGATTAATGATAGAATTTTAATGTTTCATGAGTCTCATACTAATCGAGACATTCAATTGATATATAAGGTGGGAGGGTGTAAACACCCAAATACCACATCACGGACTTAAGGAGGTGTGTCGCGTGGCTAAAAAGGTAATCAAGGTTGTTAAATTGCAAATCCCGGCTGGGAAGGCGAATCCTGCACCACCAGTAGGACCTGCACTAGGTCAAGCTGGAGTTAACATTATGGGATTCTGTAAAGAGTTTAATGCTCGTACTTCTGACCAGGCTGGTATGATCATTCCAGTAGAAATTACGGTTTTTGAAGACCGTTCATTTACATTTATCACTAAAACTCCACCAGCTGCAGTTCTTCTTAAGAAAGCAGCAGGGATCGAGTCAGGTTCTGGTGAACCAAACCGCAACAAAGTTGCGACTGTGAAGCGTGATAAA encodes the following:
- the cysE gene encoding serine O-acetyltransferase → MWKTLKQDIDVVFDQDPAARSYFEVILTYAGLHAIWSHRVAHWFWKKKFFFLARAVSQISRFFTGIEIHPGATIGERCFIDHGMGVVIGETCEIGNNVTLFQGVTLGGTGKEKGKRHPTLEDNTLVATGAKVLGSITIGENSKVGAGSVVLQDVPVNSTVVGIPGRVVIQNGVKVPHHLDHHKMPDPVADKFKQMEQEMRDLQEEVRTLRKRSENDGD
- the cysS gene encoding cysteine--tRNA ligase; the protein is MAIKLYNTLTQKKETFQPIEEGKVRMYVCGPTVYNYIHIGNARPAIVFDVVRRYLEYREYDVQYVSNFTDVDDKLIRAAKELGDDVPSVAERFIAAYHEDTGALGVKKADEHPRVTENMQEIIDFITALIEKNYAYESEGDVYFRTRQFEGYGKLSHQSIDELKLGSRIVVGEKKEDPLDFTLWKAAKEGEISWASPWGEGRPGWHIECSAMAKKYLGDTIDIHAGGKDLAFPHHENEVAQTEALTGHPFANYWLHNGYININNEKMSKSLGNFVLVHDLIKQHDPEAIRFFMLSVHYRNPINFDHELLESAKTGLDRIKDTVENLEHRLLNSADLAEDIQDWKEKIEDYRKRFVTEMDDDFNTANAISILFELSKEANLYLQGTNSSKEVLEQFMERFADFGSVLGITFKQEKALLDEDVDQLIEERNEARKQRNFSRADEIRDELKEQGILLEDTPQGVRWKRM
- a CDS encoding Mini-ribonuclease 3, whose amino-acid sequence is MKEIDVKQLNSLALAYMGDSVIEINVRKRLLSLGHIRPNQLHRTATTYVSAKAQAAFLHYVLKQEWLSEEEAGVVRRGRNAKSGTVPKNTSVSTYKYSTALEALFGYHYLQGNERRVDELLEKLFEFVEQPKKEVK
- the rlmB gene encoding 23S rRNA (guanosine(2251)-2'-O)-methyltransferase RlmB, translated to MEKEFIVGRNSVLEALRSGHEINKIWINEGSQKGPLQNLIQKAKEQNVLVQFVPKRKLEQLSGESNHQGVVASIAAYEYADLDDLFKKAEESGEAPFFLLLDEIEDPHNLGSILRTADSAGAHGVIIPKRRAVGLTSTVAKSSTGAIEYIPVARVTNLARTMDDLKERGIWFVGTDAQGGQDYRQADYDMGIGLVIGSEGKGMGRLIKDKCDFLVSLPMAGKVTSLNASVAAGLMMYEVYRQRHPLGE
- a CDS encoding NYN domain-containing protein encodes the protein MDVLLVDGYNIIGAWPELRSLKESDFSKARELLIEKMAEYQAYTGYRVIVVFDAHLSHGIEKRHSQYRVEVIYTRENETADERIEKMARELKGIRTQIHVATSDYTEQWAIFGQGALRKSARELYNEMQGIEKGIEKSVHTENRRNRSPGLHLSEEISEIFEKWRRGGK
- the sigH gene encoding RNA polymerase sporulation sigma factor SigH; translated protein: MEHVAFDQLDDELLVIMVHEGHSRALEHLITKYKNFVRAKARSYFLIGADREDIIQEGMIGLYKAIRDFRGDKFSSFKAFAELCITRQMITAIKTATRQKHIPLNSYVSLDKPIYDEESDRTLLDVICGTKVTDPEELIINQEEFDDIELKMSEILSDLERKVLMLYLDGRSYQEISVDLNRHVKSIDNALQRVKRKLERYLELREVSL
- the rpmG gene encoding 50S ribosomal protein L33, with amino-acid sequence MRKKAVLACVQCNSRNYTTMKNSQTSPARIEVKKYCKYCDAHTVHRETK
- the secE gene encoding preprotein translocase subunit SecE is translated as MASIVQRSGKFFRNVASEMKRVSWPTRKELTRYTIVTVTTVIFIAVFFALIDQGISSIIRLILG
- the nusG gene encoding transcription termination/antitermination protein NusG — protein: MEKRWYVVHTYSGYENKVKTNLEKRVETMGMTDKIFRVLVPVEEETEEKNGKKKTVMKKVFPGYVITEMVMTDDSWYVVRNTPGVTGFVGSSGAGSKPTALLPEEVESLLKQMGMEQPKADVDFELKEKVKVKEGPFADFVGSVEGIDMDKGKVKVHVNMFGRETPVELNFGQVEKF
- the rplK gene encoding 50S ribosomal protein L11, which codes for MAKKVIKVVKLQIPAGKANPAPPVGPALGQAGVNIMGFCKEFNARTSDQAGMIIPVEITVFEDRSFTFITKTPPAAVLLKKAAGIESGSGEPNRNKVATVKRDKVREIAETKMPDLNAANVDSAMRMVEGTARSMGITIED